From the genome of Uranotaenia lowii strain MFRU-FL chromosome 1, ASM2978415v1, whole genome shotgun sequence, one region includes:
- the LOC129748551 gene encoding serine protease 53-like codes for MLAVLILASLFVGGAVTEEFPCGVPKVQHQATIKGGSSVNHGEWPWHAAIYHKEGRSYSYACGGTLISEEFVLTAAHCLFNENTYQLMNRKRISVRLGVHNLDEINSVTSKEFPVQAMHMYANFSRESLQNDIAILELAEVARFTNFILPACLSTESTSSQGTSIGWGLTDNDEISPILKKADLPIIDSVNCLISDRDYFGHTIDRGMFCAGHKNGTTVCNGDSGGGLFVKHRNSWHLMGIVSFIKKRPDTTNFCATDSYAGFTNVTDYIPWIKSITNVQVKDKTASFCGQRKQIKRYSIGAEDQTETELVYNWPWHGALYRRNSERIRYLCGITILAKKTVITAGFCIETNKPWKPSDYFIRIGLSEDIFGKVRFSQELDVSKVIIRENGPTLLQLYSDIVFSEYIQPICLWKGDTGLDKIAHKTGQLITWKFDNDSNPVSSEEAMFEIIPTVDCLKEVPLYSRRLKDTQFCARYLNGSATQGSGGAGLFMEENNQWKIRGILAYGISRNDILPLIFMDVTSYLTAERLQARD; via the exons ATGTTGGCCGTTTTAATCTTGGCGAGTTTGTTTGTTGGTGGCGCAGTTACGGAGGAATTTCCCTGCGGTGTGCCGAAAGTGCAGCATCAGGCAACCATCAAGGGAGGAAGTTCCGTAAATCACGGAGAATGGCCATGGCACGCAGCCATCTACCACAAGGAAGGACGATCTTACAGCTATGCCTGTGGTGGAACTCTGATTAGTGAAGAATTCGTTCTGACGGCAGCTCACTGTCTGTTCAACGAAAACACCTATCAACTGATGAACCGGAAGCGGATTTCGGTTCGACTTGGCGTTCATAATCTGGATGAAATCAACTCTGTCACCAGCAAAGAGTTTCCGGTCCAGGCAATGCATATGTATGCCAACTTCAGTCGCGAAAGCTTACAGAACGATATCGCCATCTTGGAGCTGGCTGAGGTAGCTCGCTTCACGAACTTCATTCTGCCCGCTTGTTTGAGCACGGAGTCCACAAGCTCTCAAGGAACTTCAATCGGATGGGGTCTTACCGATAATGACGAAATATCTCCTATTCTGAAGAAAGCTGACCTCCCAATCATAGATTCGGTAAACTGTTTAATCAGCGATCGTGATTATTTTGGTCACACCATTGATCGAGGAATGTTCTGTGCCGGGCACAAAAACGGAACAACCGTCTGCAATGGGGACAGCGGGGGTGGATTGTTCGTCAAACATCGAAACAGCTGGCACTTGATGGGGATTGTATCATTCATCAAGAAGCGACCCGATACCACCAACTTTTGTGCAACGGATAGCTACGCCGGTTTTACCAATGTAACGGATTACATCCCATGGATCAAGAGCATTACCAACGTTCAAGTGAAGGATAAAACAG CATCCTTCTGCGGGCAGCGGAAGCAGATCAAACGATACTCAATTGGAGCTGAAGATCAAACGGAGACGGAACTGGTATACAATTGGCCCTGGCACGGAGCGCTCTATCGGAGAAATTCCGAAAGAATTCGGTACCTATGTGGCATTACTATTCTGGCGAAAAAAACCGTGATCACGGCTGGATTCTGCATCGAGACAAATAAGCCATGGAAACCGTCAGACTACTTCATTCGGATTGGCCTCAGTGAAGACATCTTTGGGAAGGTTCGATTCAGCCAGGAGCTCGATGTCAGCAAAGTGATCATCCGGGAGAATGGACCCACCTTGTTGCAACTTTACTCCGACATCGTGTTCTCGGAGTACATTCAGCCCATCTGCCTATGGAAGGGTGATACTGGGTTGGATAAAATTGCCCACAAAACTGGGCAGTTGATCACGTGGAAGTTCGACAATGATTCGAATCCGGTATCTTCGGAGGAGGCAATGTTCGAAATTATTCCTACGGTCGATTGCCTGAAAGAGGTTCCGTTGTACAGCCGAAGATTGAAGGATACACAATTTTGCGCCCGGTATCTCAATGGTTCCGCTACTCAGGGCAGTGGGGGTGCTGGCCTTTTTATGGAGGAAAACAATCAGTGGAAGATACGTGGAATTTTGGCCTACGGTATTTCACGTAACGACATTCTTCCGCTGATCTTTATGGACGTAACGAGTTATCTGACGGCTGAGCGGCTTCAAGCCCGAGACTGA
- the LOC129748563 gene encoding serine protease 53-like has product MLAVSLLASLFVGSSVAEEFPCGVPKVQHQATIKGGSSVNHGEWPWHAAIYHKEGRSYSYACGGTLISEEFVLTAAHCLFNENTYQLMNRKRISVRLGVHNLDEINSVTSKEFPVQTMHLYANFSRESLQNDIAILELAEVARFTNFILPACLTTEATSSQGTSIGWGLTDNDEISPILKKADLPIIDSVNCLISDRDYFGHTIDRGMFCAGHKNGTTVCNGDSGGGLFVKHRNSWHLMGIVSFIKKRPDTTNFCATDSYAGFTNVTDYIPWIKNITNVQVKDKTASFCGQRKQIKRYSIGAEDQTETELVYNWPWHGALYRRDSESVRYLCGITILAKKTVITAGFCIEPKKPWKPSDFFIRIGLTEDIFGKVRFSQELDVSKVIVRENGPTLLQLYSDIVFSEYIQPICLWKGDTGLDKIAHKTGQLITWKFDKDSNPVSSEQAMFKIIPTVDCLTQYPAYSRRWKDAQFCALYQNGSATEGSGGAGLFMLENNQWMIRGILSYGIQFDVTSPHVFTDVASYLTAERLQARN; this is encoded by the exons ATGTTGGCCGTTTCACTTTTGGCGAGTTTGTTTGTTGGCAGCTCTGTGGCGGAGGAATTTCCCTGCGGTGTGCCAAAAGTGCAGCACCAGGCAACAATCAAAGGAGGAAGTTCCGTAAATCACGGAGAATGGCCGTGGCACGCAGCCATCTACCACAAGGAAGGACGTTCTTATAGCTATGCCTGCGGTGGAACTTTGATTAGTGAAGAATTCGTTCTGACGGCAGCTCACTGTCTGTTCAACGAAAACACCTATCAACTGATGAACCGGAAGCGGATTTCCGTTCGACTTGGCGTTCATAATCTGGATGAAATCAACTCTGTCACCAGCAAAGAGTTTCCGGTCCAGACAATGCATCTGTACGCCAACTTCAGTCGCGAAAGCTTACAGAATGATATCGCCATCTTGGAGCTGGCTGAGGTAGCTCGCTTCACGAACTTCATTCTGCCCGCTTGTTTGACCACGGAGGCCACAAGCTCTCAAGGAACTTCAATCGGATGGGGTCTGACCGATAATGACGAGATATCTCCTATTCTGAAGAAAGCTGACCTTCCCATCATAGATTCGGTAAACTGTTTAATCAGCGATCGTGATTATTTTGGTCACACCATTGATCGAGGCATGTTCTGTGCCGGGCACAAAAACGGAACGACCGTCTGCAATGGGGACAGCGGGGGTGGATTGTTCGTCAAACATCGAAACAGCTGGCACTTGATGGGGATAGTATCATTCATTAAGAAGCGACCCGATACCACCAACTTTTGCGCAACGGATAGCTATGCCGGTTTCACCAATGTTACGGATTACATCCCATGGATCAAGAACATTACCAACGTTCAAGTGAAGGATAAAACCG CATCCTTCTGCGGACAACGGAAGCAGATCAAACGATACTCGATTGGAGCCGAAGATCAAACGGAGACGGAACTGGTATACAACTGGCCCTGGCACGGAGCGCTCTATCGGAGAGATTCCGAATCAGTTCGATACCTATGTGGCATAACTATTCTGGCGAAAAAAACCGTGATCACAGCTGGATTCTGCATCGAGCCGAAGAAGCCATGGAAACCCTCAGATTTCTTCATACGGATTGGCCTCACCGAAGACATCTTTGGGAAGGTCCGATTCAGCCAGGAGCTCGATGTCAGCAAAGTGATCGTCCGGGAAAATGGACCCACCCTGTTGCAGCTTTACTCCGACATCGTGTTCTCCGAGTACATTCAGCCCATCTGTCTGTGGAAGGGCGATACCGGATTGGACAAAATAGCCCACAAAACTGGGCAGTTGATAACGTGGAAGTTCGACAAGGATTCGAATCCGGTATCTTCGGAGCAGGCAATGTTCAAAATTATTCCTACGGTAGATTGCCTGACACAGTATCCGGCGTACAGCCGAAGATGGAAGGATGCACAATTTTGCGCCCTGTATCAAAATGGTTCCGCTACTGAAGGCAGCGGAGGCGCAGGCCTTTTCATGTTGGAAAACAATCAGTGGATGATACGGGGAATTTTATCCTACGGCATACAATTTGATGTCACATCTCCGCATGTGTTTACGGATGTAGCGAGTTATCTGACGGCTGAGCGGCTTCAAGCCCGAAACTGA